In Columba livia isolate bColLiv1 breed racing homer chromosome Z, bColLiv1.pat.W.v2, whole genome shotgun sequence, one DNA window encodes the following:
- the RUSC2 gene encoding AP-4 complex accessory subunit RUSC2 isoform X4, which produces MDSPPKLTGETLIVHHIPLVHCQVPDRQCCSVSKRTNPFCQPELSITRTSALPDRDLSQTDSLVYSSFLQTSKTSAEASDSKEGKARDLIVPSVSKRHNPFLLTEGEDLSVFGDDLGQKSFHLHNSLVAGKPPFHLHELSLPPFHLHDSSHIVKSWNMASRSGVVDGQEDKISSDDVQKRNNANRCHQASECMELDEYSCHRGSSSSFSFDGGDQEWNQNTGELLRNQDAPHSRTCSCSSSELQHCHCYSSSSQSEVIDQQMGYISDSSCNSSDGVLVNFSALYNKMNGHSRSNLNSANLSCDSSFCSHSDTGAFYLDLHSSPTESKMSCESHHPDSSEKVCGCQHSSSPVLDANCNSYHLHCEPCTSESSDLTACFQSQARLVVATQNYYKLVTCDLSSQSSPSPAGSSITSCSEDQTKGSPAQPTEYYLFRRPDLKQEESNVECSEEEANGEATQNMIEGQVYVNVSPPNLNTSRQRSRSYDQNLDRSPSSRLGSLERMVSCPVKLSESPAIPIQSSPPKRVTSFAELAKGRKKNGISPPLRSSGDSSLDFSPIPEAQRDGPSFLEERARRSQSLPPMPFIHGLNRSCEGFCLNDAFVDSQTLCSTKDSISTEKVPSGHGAGGGTDSKPVVRYSKDQRPTTLPIQPFVFQHHFSKPPKARALHSHFASSLSQLYSLSSNRPASQQISSNSHSSAVATLAEQSGVVGSQAHSTFLTQRSVDGAASRNDGCMKKTAPETTRPSPLGSYSPVRCNVPFFQNVESSSSPTTERAGESQPPRSRSCPISASLLPTRSSPAVSAMQPSQATKADALRQKENPKPVLKKETSLASSPPLSEYRLHSGSLPPLSMGMPMSRVGGHADPHWRSGSETSNSGPLSSMGIRPLNGQSMRQLQLTYTDFFPDYFSLAEKPPAEFCLSPDGNTESISIDLLQKKGLVKAINTAVDLIVAHFGTSRDPGVKAKLGNSSVSPNVGHLILKYLCPAVRDILSDGLKAYVLDMIIGQRRNIPWSVVEASTQLGPSTKLLHSLYSKISQYTELTNHTMRFNAFIFGLLNIRSLEFWFNHLYNHEDIILAHYQPVGFLCLSHSVCQPLFEELLLLLQPLSLLPFNLDLLFEHHLMQMGKEQQQQKELLRVKQDLLLSAHSTLQLMRTRGSSEDPDGCSVTPEPCKVGARDGDISPSHSPQQAASERVKGVGASCGDGDREEERRKVQESTWEEKKDKQAGWWYQLMQSSQIYIEGSAEGSKFIRYEKKKKALNAVPRTAETHKAPPPREGVVEGAEACPIAEGTLEERPKAASKPSPQPVEEPLEKPQQVLVSEEVKERSWPFWMGSPPDSVLTELKCSKEKETGLQQTLGAAAATAPQEESRTSASEGSQPIKWGHLFGSRKVQKEPRQPNRLPSGWLSLDKSVFQLVAQTVGASMWREAAPEPEPPQPESPEVPPVARPARGLSPHPPCEVKALCHHIATEAGQLSFNKGDILQVISKVDGDWLQCSLGCEKGLVPIMYVTHPEDEDY; this is translated from the exons ATGGATAGTCCACCCAAACTGACTGGTGAGACGCTGATTGTCCATCACATTCCACTGGTGCATTGCCAGGTCCCTGACAGACAGTGCTGCTCCGTGAGCAAAAGGACCAACCCCTTCTGCCAGCCAGAGCTCAGCATTACACGGACCTCTGCTCTTCCAGACAGAGACCTTTCACAAACTGACTCCTTGGTGTACAGCAGCTTTCTCCAGACCTCCAAAACCTCAGCAGAGGCCTCGGACAgcaaagaaggcaaagcaagggattTGATTGTCCCTAGTGTCAGTAAGCGACACAACCCTTTTCTGTTGACTGAGGGCGAAGACCTCAGCGTTTTTGGGGATGACTTGGGTCAAAAATCTTTCCACCTTCACAACTCACTTGTGGCTGGCAAACCTCCCTTTCATCTGCACGAGCTGTCCTTGCCCCCTTTCCACCTTCACGACTCCAGCCACATTGTGAAATCCTGGAACATGGCCAGCCGGTCAGGTGTGGTAGATGGGCAAGAGGACAAAATCAGCAGTGATGATGTCCAGAAGAGGAACAATGCGAACCGGTGCCACCAGGCCTCAGAATGCATGGAGCTGGATGAATACAGCTGCCATCGtggcagctcctccagcttctccttTGATGGTGGTGACcaggagtggaaccagaacacaGGTGAATTGCTGAGGAATCAGGATGCCCCGCACAGCCGGACATGTAGCTGTTCCAGCTCGGAGCTCCAGCACTGTCACTGCTACAGTTCGTCAAGTCAGTCTGAAGTGATTGACCAACAGATGGGTTACATCAGTGACTCTTCCTGCAACAGCTCCGATGGCGTGCTGGTGAACTTCAGTGCTCTCTACAACAAAATGAATGGCCATTCTCGATCTAACCTGAATTCAGCCAACCTGTCTTGTGACTCTTCCTTCTGCAGCCACTCGGACACAGGAGCTTTTTACCTGGATTTGCATTCATCACCCACAGAATCCAAGATGTCTTGCGAGTCACATCACCCAGACAGTTCAGAGAAGGTGTGCGGGTGTCAACACTCCTCCTCACCTGTTCTTGACGCTAACTGCAACTCCTATCACCTCCACTGTGAGCCTTGCACTTCGGAGAGCTCAGACCTCACTGCCTGCTTCCAGAGCCAAGCACGGCTTGTTGTGGCTACTCAGAATTACTATAAGTTAGTCACATGTGACTTGTCTTCCCAGTcatcccccagcccagcaggatCTTCCATAACTAGCTGCTCGGAAGACCAAACCAAAGgtagcccagcccagcccactGAATACTATCTGTTTAGAAGGCCTGACCTGAAACAGGAAGAAAGCAACGTGGAGTGCAGTGAAGAGGAGGCAAATGGAGAAGCCACCCAGAATATGATTGAGGGTCAGGTCTATGTGAATGTGTCACCACCTAACCTCAACACGAGCCGGCAGCGCTCCAGGAGCTATGATCAGAACCTGGACAGGAGTCCCAGCAGCAGGCTGGGCTCCTTGGAGCGCATGGTGAGCTGTCCTGTCAAGCTGAGTGAAAGCCCAGCGATACCCATCCAGAGTTCCCCGCCAAAGCGAGTGACATCTTTTGCTGAACTGGCTAAAGGCCGGAAGAAGAATGGCATCTCCCCACCACTCCGGTCCAGTGGTGATTCCTCTTTGGATTTCTCCCCTATCCCTGAGGCACAGCGGGATGGTCCAAGCTTTCTTGAAGAAAGAGCTCGCCGCAGCCAGAGTCTTCCACCCATGCCCTTCATCCATGGCCTGAACCGGAGCTGCGAGGGCTTCTGTTTAAATGATGCTTTTGTGGACAGCCAGACTTTGTGTTCCACCAAAGACTCGATCTCCACTGAGAAGGTCCCCAGTGGGCATGGGGCAG GTGGTGGCACTGACAGCAAGCCTGTGGTACGCTACAGCAAGGACCAGCGTCCCACAACTCTGCCCATCCAGCCGTTTGTTTTCCAGCACCATTTCAGCAAGCCACCCAAGGCCCGTGCCCTGCACAGCCATTTTGCCTCCAGCCTTTCCCAGCTCTACAGCTTGTCCAGCAACCGGCCTGCCAGCCAGCAGATCTCCTCCAATTCCCACTCCTCAGCCGTGGCCACCTTGGCAGAGCAGTCAGGGGTGGTGGGGAGCCAAGCCCACAGCACGTTCCTGACCCAGCGCTCAGTGGATGGAGCTGCCTCCCGCAATGATGGCTGCATGAAGAAGACTGCTCCTGAGACAACCCGGCCATCCCCCCTGGGGAGTTATTCTCCTGTGAGATGCAACGTGCCTTTCTTTCAAAACGTGGAGTCCTCTTCGTCGCCCACCACAGAGCGAGCTGGAGAGAGCCAGCCCCCCAGGAGCAGGtcctgccccatctctgccagCCTGCTTCCCACCAGGTCTTCCCCTGCTGTCAGTGCCATGCAGCCCTCCCAGGCCACCAAAGCTGATGCCCTGAGGCAAAAGGAGAACCCCAAGCCAGTTCTCAAGAAGGAGACATCACTGGCATCAAGCCCACCTCTCTCCGAGTACCGACTCCACAGTGGGTCCCTCCCGCCGCTCTCCATGGGTATGCCCATGAGCAGGGTGGGAGGCCATGCAGATCCCCACTGGAGAAGTGGCAGCGAGACCAGCAACTCTGGTCCCCTGAGCAGCATGGGAATACGGCCCCTCAATG GACAGTCTATGAGGCAACTACAGCTTACCTACACTGACTTCTTCCCTGACTACTTCTCACTAGCAGAGAAACCCCCTGCTGAGTTCTGCCTCTCCCCAGATGGCAACACAGAGTCCATCTCTATCGACTTGCTGCAGAAGAAGG GCCTGGTGAAGGCAATCAACACTGCTGTTGACCTGATTGTGGCTCACTTTGGAACCAGCAGAGATCCAGGGGTGAAG GCCAAACTTGGAAACAGCTCTGTGAGCCCTAATGTGGGGCATCTCATCCTGAAATACCTATGCCCTGCTGTCCGGGACATCCTGAGTGATGGGCTCAAGGCTTACGTCCTGGACATGATCATTGGCCAGAGGAGGAACATCCCCTGGAGTGTGGTGGAGGCATCTACCCAGCTAG GCCCCTCTACAAAGTTGCTGCACAGCCTCTATAGCAAAATCAGCCAGTACACGGAGCTCACCAACCACACCATGAGGTTCAACGCATTCATCTTTGGCCTCCTCAA tATCCGATCCTTGGAATTCTGGTTCAACCACCTCTACAACCATGAAG ATATCATCCTGGCACACTACCAGCCAGTGGGCTTCTTGTGCCTGTCTCACAGCGTGTGCCAGCCTCTTTtcgaggagctgctgctcctgctccagcctctCTCCCTGCTGCCCTTCAACCTAGACCTCCTTTTCGAGCACCACCTGATGCAGATGggcaaagagcagcagcagcaaaaggagcTGCTGCGCGTGAAGCAGgacctgctgctttctgcacacTCCACCCTGCAGCTGATGCGAACGCGGGGCAGCAGTGAGGATCCCGATGGCTGCAGCGTCACCCCTGAACCATGCAAAGTGGGTGCCAGAGATGGTGACATCTCACCCAGCCACAGCCCTCAGCAAGCTGCGAGTGAGAGGGTGAAGGGGGTGGGGGCCTCCTGTGGAGACGGTGACAGGGAGGAGGAGCGGAGGAAGGTACAAGAGAGTACgtgggaagagaagaaggaCAAGCAGGCGGGCTGGTGGTACCAGCTCATGCAGAGCTCTCAGATTTACATCGAGGGCTCAGCTGAAGGCTCGAAGTTCATCCGCTatgagaagaagaagaaggctCTGAatgctgtccccaggacagcGGAGACCCATAAGGCACCACCCCCCCGTGAAGGGGTGGTGGAGGGTGCAGAGGCTTGTCCCATTGCTGAGGGCACCTTGGAGGAGAGGCCCAAGGCTGCCAGCAAGCCAAGTCCTCAGCCTGTGGAGGAGCCCTTGGAAAAGCCCCAGCAGGTACTGGTCAGCGAAGAGGTGAAGGAACGGAGCTGGCCCTTCTGGATGGGCAGCCCCCCAGACTCGGTGCTCACAGAGCTGAAATGCAGCAAGGAGAAGGAGACAGGGCTTCAGCAAACattgggagcagcagcagccacagcccctCAAGAGGAGAGCCGCACCAGTGCATCAGAGGGCAGCCAACCCATCAAGTGGGGCCACTTGTTTGGGTCCAGGAAGGTGCAAAAAGAGCCCAGGCAGCCTAACAG GTTGCCCTCTGGCTGGCTGAGTTTGGACAAGTCTGTGTTCCAGCTGGTGGCCCAGACAGTTGGGGCAAGCATGTGGCGAGAAGCAGCTCCTGAGCCAGAGCCCCCCCAGCCAGAGTCACCTGAGGTGCCCCCCGTGGCACGGCCAGCGCGAGGGCTGTCTCCTCACCCTCCATG CGAGGTGAAAGCTCTTTGCCATCACATTGCCACCGAGGCAGGACAGCTGAGCTTCAATAAGGGGGACATCCTGCAGGTCATCTCCAAGGTGGATGGTGACTGGTTGCAGTGCAGCCTCGGCTGTGAGAAGGGGTTGGTGCCCATCATGTATGTCACCCACCCAGAGGACGAGGACTATTGA
- the RUSC2 gene encoding AP-4 complex accessory subunit RUSC2 isoform X2 — protein MDSPPKLTGETLIVHHIPLVHCQVPDRQCCSVSKRTNPFCQPELSITRTSALPDRDLSQTDSLVYSSFLQTSKTSAEASDSKEGKARDLIVPSVSKRHNPFLLTEGEDLSVFGDDLGQKSFHLHNSLVAGKPPFHLHELSLPPFHLHDSSHIVKSWNMASRSGVVDGQEDKISSDDVQKRNNANRCHQASECMELDEYSCHRGSSSSFSFDGGDQEWNQNTGELLRNQDAPHSRTCSCSSSELQHCHCYSSSSQSEVIDQQMGYISDSSCNSSDGVLVNFSALYNKMNGHSRSNLNSANLSCDSSFCSHSDTGAFYLDLHSSPTESKMSCESHHPDSSEKVCGCQHSSSPVLDANCNSYHLHCEPCTSESSDLTACFQSQARLVVATQNYYKLVTCDLSSQSSPSPAGSSITSCSEDQTKGSPAQPTEYYLFRRPDLKQEESNVECSEEEANGEATQNMIEGQVYVNVSPPNLNTSRQRSRSYDQNLDRSPSSRLGSLERMVSCPVKLSESPAIPIQSSPPKRVTSFAELAKGRKKNGISPPLRSSGDSSLDFSPIPEAQRDGPSFLEERARRSQSLPPMPFIHGLNRSCEGFCLNDAFVDSQTLCSTKDSISTEKVPSGHGAGGGTDSKPVVRYSKDQRPTTLPIQPFVFQHHFSKPPKARALHSHFASSLSQLYSLSSNRPASQQISSNSHSSAVATLAEQSGVVGSQAHSTFLTQRSVDGAASRNDGCMKKTAPETTRPSPLGSYSPVRCNVPFFQNVESSSSPTTERAGESQPPRSRSCPISASLLPTRSSPAVSAMQPSQATKADALRQKENPKPVLKKETSLASSPPLSEYRLHSGSLPPLSMGMPMSRVGGHADPHWRSGSETSNSGPLSSMGIRPLNANHLSPQALKWREYRRRNPLGLDRVSGLPGLASSLDRRQQEPRLNRGNPVFDLPGTLNTSHFHGKLNGQSMRQLQLTYTDFFPDYFSLAEKPPAEFCLSPDGNTESISIDLLQKKGLVKAINTAVDLIVAHFGTSRDPGVKAKLGNSSVSPNVGHLILKYLCPAVRDILSDGLKAYVLDMIIGQRRNIPWSVVEASTQLGPSTKLLHSLYSKISQYTELTNHTMRFNAFIFGLLNIRSLEFWFNHLYNHEDIILAHYQPVGFLCLSHSVCQPLFEELLLLLQPLSLLPFNLDLLFEHHLMQMGKEQQQQKELLRVKQDLLLSAHSTLQLMRTRGSSEDPDGCSVTPEPCKVGARDGDISPSHSPQQAASERVKGVGASCGDGDREEERRKVQESTWEEKKDKQAGWWYQLMQSSQIYIEGSAEGSKFIRYEKKKKALNAVPRTAETHKAPPPREGVVEGAEACPIAEGTLEERPKAASKPSPQPVEEPLEKPQQVLVSEEVKERSWPFWMGSPPDSVLTELKCSKEKETGLQQTLGAAAATAPQEESRTSASEGSQPIKWGHLFGSRKVQKEPRQPNRLPSGWLSLDKSVFQLVAQTVGASMWREAAPEPEPPQPESPEVPPVARPARGLSPHPPCEVKALCHHIATEAGQLSFNKGDILQVISKVDGDWLQCSLGCEKGLVPIMYVTHPEDEDY, from the exons ATGGATAGTCCACCCAAACTGACTGGTGAGACGCTGATTGTCCATCACATTCCACTGGTGCATTGCCAGGTCCCTGACAGACAGTGCTGCTCCGTGAGCAAAAGGACCAACCCCTTCTGCCAGCCAGAGCTCAGCATTACACGGACCTCTGCTCTTCCAGACAGAGACCTTTCACAAACTGACTCCTTGGTGTACAGCAGCTTTCTCCAGACCTCCAAAACCTCAGCAGAGGCCTCGGACAgcaaagaaggcaaagcaagggattTGATTGTCCCTAGTGTCAGTAAGCGACACAACCCTTTTCTGTTGACTGAGGGCGAAGACCTCAGCGTTTTTGGGGATGACTTGGGTCAAAAATCTTTCCACCTTCACAACTCACTTGTGGCTGGCAAACCTCCCTTTCATCTGCACGAGCTGTCCTTGCCCCCTTTCCACCTTCACGACTCCAGCCACATTGTGAAATCCTGGAACATGGCCAGCCGGTCAGGTGTGGTAGATGGGCAAGAGGACAAAATCAGCAGTGATGATGTCCAGAAGAGGAACAATGCGAACCGGTGCCACCAGGCCTCAGAATGCATGGAGCTGGATGAATACAGCTGCCATCGtggcagctcctccagcttctccttTGATGGTGGTGACcaggagtggaaccagaacacaGGTGAATTGCTGAGGAATCAGGATGCCCCGCACAGCCGGACATGTAGCTGTTCCAGCTCGGAGCTCCAGCACTGTCACTGCTACAGTTCGTCAAGTCAGTCTGAAGTGATTGACCAACAGATGGGTTACATCAGTGACTCTTCCTGCAACAGCTCCGATGGCGTGCTGGTGAACTTCAGTGCTCTCTACAACAAAATGAATGGCCATTCTCGATCTAACCTGAATTCAGCCAACCTGTCTTGTGACTCTTCCTTCTGCAGCCACTCGGACACAGGAGCTTTTTACCTGGATTTGCATTCATCACCCACAGAATCCAAGATGTCTTGCGAGTCACATCACCCAGACAGTTCAGAGAAGGTGTGCGGGTGTCAACACTCCTCCTCACCTGTTCTTGACGCTAACTGCAACTCCTATCACCTCCACTGTGAGCCTTGCACTTCGGAGAGCTCAGACCTCACTGCCTGCTTCCAGAGCCAAGCACGGCTTGTTGTGGCTACTCAGAATTACTATAAGTTAGTCACATGTGACTTGTCTTCCCAGTcatcccccagcccagcaggatCTTCCATAACTAGCTGCTCGGAAGACCAAACCAAAGgtagcccagcccagcccactGAATACTATCTGTTTAGAAGGCCTGACCTGAAACAGGAAGAAAGCAACGTGGAGTGCAGTGAAGAGGAGGCAAATGGAGAAGCCACCCAGAATATGATTGAGGGTCAGGTCTATGTGAATGTGTCACCACCTAACCTCAACACGAGCCGGCAGCGCTCCAGGAGCTATGATCAGAACCTGGACAGGAGTCCCAGCAGCAGGCTGGGCTCCTTGGAGCGCATGGTGAGCTGTCCTGTCAAGCTGAGTGAAAGCCCAGCGATACCCATCCAGAGTTCCCCGCCAAAGCGAGTGACATCTTTTGCTGAACTGGCTAAAGGCCGGAAGAAGAATGGCATCTCCCCACCACTCCGGTCCAGTGGTGATTCCTCTTTGGATTTCTCCCCTATCCCTGAGGCACAGCGGGATGGTCCAAGCTTTCTTGAAGAAAGAGCTCGCCGCAGCCAGAGTCTTCCACCCATGCCCTTCATCCATGGCCTGAACCGGAGCTGCGAGGGCTTCTGTTTAAATGATGCTTTTGTGGACAGCCAGACTTTGTGTTCCACCAAAGACTCGATCTCCACTGAGAAGGTCCCCAGTGGGCATGGGGCAG GTGGTGGCACTGACAGCAAGCCTGTGGTACGCTACAGCAAGGACCAGCGTCCCACAACTCTGCCCATCCAGCCGTTTGTTTTCCAGCACCATTTCAGCAAGCCACCCAAGGCCCGTGCCCTGCACAGCCATTTTGCCTCCAGCCTTTCCCAGCTCTACAGCTTGTCCAGCAACCGGCCTGCCAGCCAGCAGATCTCCTCCAATTCCCACTCCTCAGCCGTGGCCACCTTGGCAGAGCAGTCAGGGGTGGTGGGGAGCCAAGCCCACAGCACGTTCCTGACCCAGCGCTCAGTGGATGGAGCTGCCTCCCGCAATGATGGCTGCATGAAGAAGACTGCTCCTGAGACAACCCGGCCATCCCCCCTGGGGAGTTATTCTCCTGTGAGATGCAACGTGCCTTTCTTTCAAAACGTGGAGTCCTCTTCGTCGCCCACCACAGAGCGAGCTGGAGAGAGCCAGCCCCCCAGGAGCAGGtcctgccccatctctgccagCCTGCTTCCCACCAGGTCTTCCCCTGCTGTCAGTGCCATGCAGCCCTCCCAGGCCACCAAAGCTGATGCCCTGAGGCAAAAGGAGAACCCCAAGCCAGTTCTCAAGAAGGAGACATCACTGGCATCAAGCCCACCTCTCTCCGAGTACCGACTCCACAGTGGGTCCCTCCCGCCGCTCTCCATGGGTATGCCCATGAGCAGGGTGGGAGGCCATGCAGATCCCCACTGGAGAAGTGGCAGCGAGACCAGCAACTCTGGTCCCCTGAGCAGCATGGGAATACGGCCCCTCAATG CGAACCACCTCTCCCCCCAAGCGCTGAAGTGGCGGGAGTACAGGCGAAGGAACCCCTTGGGTCTGGATCGTGTTTCAGGGCTGCCTGGCTTAGCAAGCAGCCTAGACAGGAGGCAGCAAGAGCCCCGGCTGAACCGGGGGAACCCCGTCTTTGATCTCCCAGGCACTCTCAACACCAGCCATTTCCACGGCAAACTTAACG GACAGTCTATGAGGCAACTACAGCTTACCTACACTGACTTCTTCCCTGACTACTTCTCACTAGCAGAGAAACCCCCTGCTGAGTTCTGCCTCTCCCCAGATGGCAACACAGAGTCCATCTCTATCGACTTGCTGCAGAAGAAGG GCCTGGTGAAGGCAATCAACACTGCTGTTGACCTGATTGTGGCTCACTTTGGAACCAGCAGAGATCCAGGGGTGAAG GCCAAACTTGGAAACAGCTCTGTGAGCCCTAATGTGGGGCATCTCATCCTGAAATACCTATGCCCTGCTGTCCGGGACATCCTGAGTGATGGGCTCAAGGCTTACGTCCTGGACATGATCATTGGCCAGAGGAGGAACATCCCCTGGAGTGTGGTGGAGGCATCTACCCAGCTAG GCCCCTCTACAAAGTTGCTGCACAGCCTCTATAGCAAAATCAGCCAGTACACGGAGCTCACCAACCACACCATGAGGTTCAACGCATTCATCTTTGGCCTCCTCAA tATCCGATCCTTGGAATTCTGGTTCAACCACCTCTACAACCATGAAG ATATCATCCTGGCACACTACCAGCCAGTGGGCTTCTTGTGCCTGTCTCACAGCGTGTGCCAGCCTCTTTtcgaggagctgctgctcctgctccagcctctCTCCCTGCTGCCCTTCAACCTAGACCTCCTTTTCGAGCACCACCTGATGCAGATGggcaaagagcagcagcagcaaaaggagcTGCTGCGCGTGAAGCAGgacctgctgctttctgcacacTCCACCCTGCAGCTGATGCGAACGCGGGGCAGCAGTGAGGATCCCGATGGCTGCAGCGTCACCCCTGAACCATGCAAAGTGGGTGCCAGAGATGGTGACATCTCACCCAGCCACAGCCCTCAGCAAGCTGCGAGTGAGAGGGTGAAGGGGGTGGGGGCCTCCTGTGGAGACGGTGACAGGGAGGAGGAGCGGAGGAAGGTACAAGAGAGTACgtgggaagagaagaaggaCAAGCAGGCGGGCTGGTGGTACCAGCTCATGCAGAGCTCTCAGATTTACATCGAGGGCTCAGCTGAAGGCTCGAAGTTCATCCGCTatgagaagaagaagaaggctCTGAatgctgtccccaggacagcGGAGACCCATAAGGCACCACCCCCCCGTGAAGGGGTGGTGGAGGGTGCAGAGGCTTGTCCCATTGCTGAGGGCACCTTGGAGGAGAGGCCCAAGGCTGCCAGCAAGCCAAGTCCTCAGCCTGTGGAGGAGCCCTTGGAAAAGCCCCAGCAGGTACTGGTCAGCGAAGAGGTGAAGGAACGGAGCTGGCCCTTCTGGATGGGCAGCCCCCCAGACTCGGTGCTCACAGAGCTGAAATGCAGCAAGGAGAAGGAGACAGGGCTTCAGCAAACattgggagcagcagcagccacagcccctCAAGAGGAGAGCCGCACCAGTGCATCAGAGGGCAGCCAACCCATCAAGTGGGGCCACTTGTTTGGGTCCAGGAAGGTGCAAAAAGAGCCCAGGCAGCCTAACAG GTTGCCCTCTGGCTGGCTGAGTTTGGACAAGTCTGTGTTCCAGCTGGTGGCCCAGACAGTTGGGGCAAGCATGTGGCGAGAAGCAGCTCCTGAGCCAGAGCCCCCCCAGCCAGAGTCACCTGAGGTGCCCCCCGTGGCACGGCCAGCGCGAGGGCTGTCTCCTCACCCTCCATG CGAGGTGAAAGCTCTTTGCCATCACATTGCCACCGAGGCAGGACAGCTGAGCTTCAATAAGGGGGACATCCTGCAGGTCATCTCCAAGGTGGATGGTGACTGGTTGCAGTGCAGCCTCGGCTGTGAGAAGGGGTTGGTGCCCATCATGTATGTCACCCACCCAGAGGACGAGGACTATTGA